The uncultured Subdoligranulum sp. genomic sequence CGTGCTGGCCACCAACGCCATGCTGAAAGCCGGCGCCCGCCGCGGCGCCACCGGCGAAAACGCCGTGGTGTACAATGCCTCCCGGGCCGACATCATCCTGGGCCCCATCGGCATGATCCTGGCCAACGGCATCATGGGAGAAGTCTCCCCCCGGATGGCCTCGGCGGTGTCCGGGTCGGAGGCGGAAAAGATCCTGATCCCCTCCTCCCACTGCGGCGTCCAGATCGCCGGCACCCAGGACTGCCGCCTGGAAGAATACCTGGAAAGCGCCGTCACCCTCGTCCGGCGCACCCTGGACGCATGAGCGCCGCCCTGTTCGCCGCCGCGGCCCCCGTGCTGGCCGCCGCCCGCGCCCTGCAGCAGGACCCCG encodes the following:
- a CDS encoding DUF3842 family protein; translation: MNSKKIILVLDGQGGGMGTQLIKMLAPVLPGDCELVAVGTNVLATNAMLKAGARRGATGENAVVYNASRADIILGPIGMILANGIMGEVSPRMASAVSGSEAEKILIPSSHCGVQIAGTQDCRLEEYLESAVTLVRRTLDA